One region of Roseicitreum antarcticum genomic DNA includes:
- the rplP gene encoding 50S ribosomal protein L16 has translation MLQPKRTKFRKLFKGRIKGEAKGGFDLNFGSFGLKAIEPERITARQIEAARRAMTRHMKRQGRVWIRVFPDTPVTSKPTEVRMGKGKGSIDFWASKVKPGRIMFEIDGVGEVVAREALRLAAMKLPIKTKVVVREDW, from the coding sequence ATGCTGCAACCGAAACGGACCAAGTTCCGCAAGTTGTTCAAAGGCCGGATCAAGGGCGAAGCGAAGGGCGGGTTTGACCTGAACTTCGGCTCGTTCGGGCTGAAGGCGATCGAGCCCGAGCGGATCACCGCCCGGCAGATCGAAGCCGCCCGCCGCGCCATGACCCGGCACATGAAACGTCAGGGCCGGGTCTGGATCCGGGTATTCCCCGACACCCCTGTTACCTCGAAGCCGACCGAAGTGCGGATGGGTAAAGGGAAAGGCTCGATCGATTTTTGGGCCTCCAAAGTTAAACCCGGCCGCATCATGTTCGAGATTGACGGGGTAGGGGAAGTTGTGGCAAGAGAAGCACTACGTCTTGCCGCGATGAAACTGCCGATCAAGACCAAGGTCGTCGTTCGCGAAGACTGGTGA
- the rpmC gene encoding 50S ribosomal protein L29, with product MNAEELRSKTPDQLRDALVSLKKEAFNLRFQQATNQLENTARVRKVRRDAARVKTILNQKAAEAAAN from the coding sequence ATGAACGCCGAGGAATTGAGATCGAAGACCCCCGATCAGTTGCGTGATGCACTGGTCAGCCTGAAAAAAGAGGCGTTCAACCTGCGCTTCCAACAGGCAACGAATCAGCTGGAGAATACCGCGCGCGTCCGCAAGGTCCGCCGGGATGCTGCCCGCGTGAAAACGATTCTGAACCAAAAAGCTGCCGAAGCGGCCGCTAACTAA
- the rpsQ gene encoding 30S ribosomal protein S17 translates to MPKRILQGTVTSDQNEQTVTVLVERRFTHPVMKKTVRSTKKYRAHDANNQFKVGDTVRIQECAPVSKTKRWEVLAEASA, encoded by the coding sequence ATGCCCAAACGCATTCTGCAAGGCACCGTGACGAGCGACCAGAACGAACAGACCGTCACGGTTCTGGTCGAGCGCCGCTTTACGCACCCGGTGATGAAGAAAACCGTTCGTAGCACGAAGAAATATCGTGCCCATGACGCGAACAATCAATTCAAGGTTGGTGACACCGTCCGAATTCAGGAATGTGCGCCCGTCTCGAAAACCAAACGCTGGGAGGTTTTGGCAGAAGCTTCGGCTTAA
- the rplN gene encoding 50S ribosomal protein L14 — translation MIQMQTNLDVADNSGARRVQCIKVLGGSHRRYASVGDIIVVSVKEAIPRGRVKKGDVRKAVVVRTAKEVRREDGTAIRFDRNAAVILNNNNEPIGTRIFGPVVRELRAKNFMKIISLAPEVL, via the coding sequence ATGATCCAGATGCAGACCAATCTGGATGTTGCTGATAACTCCGGCGCACGCCGAGTTCAGTGCATCAAGGTCTTGGGCGGTTCGCACCGCCGCTACGCATCGGTCGGCGATATCATCGTCGTATCGGTGAAAGAAGCGATCCCCCGTGGCCGCGTCAAAAAAGGCGACGTGCGTAAAGCCGTCGTCGTGCGCACCGCGAAAGAAGTTCGTCGCGAAGATGGCACCGCCATCCGCTTCGACCGCAACGCTGCTGTTATCTTGAACAATAACAACGAGCCGATCGGCACCCGTATCTTCGGGCCGGTGGTGCGCGAGCTGCGTGCGAAGAACTTCATGAAGATCATCTCATTGGCTCCGGAGGTGCTCTGA
- the rplX gene encoding 50S ribosomal protein L24 — protein MAAKLKKGDKVVVLAGKDKGKSGAISRVMPDANQAVVEGLNISIRHTKQSQTTQGGRIPQAMPIDLSNLALQDANGKATRVGFRVEEGKKIRFAKTTGEAI, from the coding sequence ATGGCTGCCAAGCTCAAAAAAGGCGATAAGGTCGTTGTCCTCGCGGGCAAAGACAAAGGGAAATCCGGCGCAATCAGCCGCGTGATGCCCGACGCCAACCAGGCTGTGGTAGAGGGTCTGAACATTTCGATCCGCCACACCAAGCAATCCCAGACGACCCAAGGTGGCCGCATCCCGCAAGCGATGCCCATCGACCTGTCGAACCTGGCGTTGCAGGACGCAAACGGCAAAGCGACCCGTGTCGGCTTCCGCGTGGAAGAAGGCAAGAAGATCCGGTTCGCCAAAACCACCGGGGAGGCGATCTGA
- the rplE gene encoding 50S ribosomal protein L5: MLDTATYIPRLKAEYRDRIKAALMEEFGYKNAMMLPKLDKVVLNMGIGEAVKDTKKIKSAHADMTQIAGQRAVITKAKNSIAGFRVREEMPLGVKVTLRGDRMYEFMDRLINVALPRVRDFRGVKGSSFDGRGNYAMGIKEHIVFPEINFDQVDEVWGMDVIICTTAKTDAEAKALLKQFNMPFNS, from the coding sequence ATGCTGGACACCGCAACCTATATCCCGCGTCTGAAGGCTGAATATCGCGACCGTATCAAAGCGGCGCTGATGGAAGAATTCGGCTACAAGAACGCGATGATGCTGCCCAAACTGGACAAGGTCGTCCTGAACATGGGCATCGGCGAAGCCGTCAAGGACACCAAGAAGATCAAGTCGGCCCACGCCGACATGACCCAGATCGCTGGCCAGCGCGCTGTGATTACCAAAGCCAAGAACTCCATCGCCGGGTTCCGTGTCCGTGAAGAAATGCCGCTGGGCGTCAAAGTGACGCTGCGCGGCGACCGGATGTACGAATTCATGGACCGTCTGATCAACGTGGCCCTGCCGCGCGTCCGCGACTTTCGCGGCGTCAAGGGTTCGTCCTTCGACGGGCGTGGCAACTATGCCATGGGCATCAAGGAACATATCGTATTCCCCGAGATCAACTTCGACCAGGTCGATGAAGTCTGGGGCATGGATGTGATCATCTGCACCACCGCGAAAACCGACGCGGAAGCCAAGGCGCTGTTGAAGCAATTCAACATGCCCTTCAATAGCTGA
- the rpsN gene encoding 30S ribosomal protein S14, with protein sequence MAKKSMVEREKKRQVLVAKYATKRAALKAIAADESRPMEERFKANLKLAQLPRNSSATRLHNRCELSGRPKAYYRKLKLSRIALRDLASFGQIPGMVKSSW encoded by the coding sequence ATGGCCAAGAAATCAATGGTCGAGCGCGAGAAAAAGCGGCAGGTGCTGGTGGCTAAATACGCCACGAAACGCGCTGCGCTGAAAGCGATCGCTGCCGACGAATCCCGCCCGATGGAAGAACGCTTCAAGGCGAACCTGAAACTGGCGCAACTGCCGCGCAATTCCTCGGCAACGCGCCTGCACAACCGCTGCGAACTTAGCGGTCGCCCCAAGGCTTACTACCGTAAACTGAAACTTTCGCGGATCGCGCTGCGCGATCTGGCCTCGTTTGGTCAGATCCCCGGCATGGTCAAATCCAGCTGGTAA
- the rpsH gene encoding 30S ribosomal protein S8 → MSMNDPLGDMLTRIRNAQLRGKSKVHTPASKLRAWVLDVLLDEGYIRGYAPGTGADGHPELVIELKYADGTPAIRELKRISTPGRRVYSGVREIPSVRNGLGVSVVSTPKGVMSDANARAANVGGEVLCRVF, encoded by the coding sequence ATGTCGATGAACGATCCTCTTGGCGATATGCTGACCCGCATCCGCAACGCACAGTTGCGCGGCAAGTCCAAGGTCCACACGCCGGCGTCGAAGCTGCGCGCCTGGGTGCTGGATGTGCTGCTGGATGAAGGTTACATCCGCGGTTACGCCCCCGGTACGGGCGCCGATGGCCACCCGGAACTGGTGATCGAACTTAAATACGCCGATGGCACCCCTGCCATTCGTGAACTGAAGCGGATCTCGACCCCGGGTCGCCGCGTCTATTCCGGCGTCCGTGAAATCCCGTCGGTCCGTAACGGGCTTGGGGTTTCCGTCGTATCGACGCCGAAAGGTGTCATGTCAGATGCAAATGCGCGCGCAGCCAATGTCGGCGGCGAAGTGCTTTGCCGCGTGTTCTGA
- the rplF gene encoding 50S ribosomal protein L6, whose product MSRIGKKPVELPSGVSASVSGQKIEVKGPKGTRSFTATDDVDIILDGNVVTIKPRGSSKRARQQWGMTRSMVSNLAQGVTGGFKKELELVGVGYRAAMQGKDLKLSLGYSHEVIFDVPAGVTVATPKQTEITIEGMDQQVVGQVAANIRKWRSPEPYKGKGIRYKDEFIFRKEGKKK is encoded by the coding sequence ATGTCTCGTATTGGGAAAAAACCGGTCGAGCTGCCCTCGGGTGTCAGCGCGTCGGTGTCTGGTCAGAAGATCGAAGTGAAGGGGCCGAAAGGCACCCGCTCCTTCACCGCGACCGACGACGTGGATATCATTCTGGACGGCAATGTCGTGACCATCAAGCCGCGCGGCTCTTCCAAGCGGGCGCGTCAGCAATGGGGCATGACCCGGTCGATGGTGTCGAACCTGGCGCAAGGCGTCACCGGCGGTTTCAAGAAAGAGCTCGAACTGGTCGGCGTGGGTTACCGCGCCGCGATGCAGGGCAAAGACCTGAAACTGTCGTTGGGCTACAGCCACGAAGTCATTTTCGACGTACCTGCCGGGGTGACTGTTGCCACGCCGAAGCAAACCGAGATCACGATCGAAGGCATGGACCAGCAGGTCGTGGGCCAGGTCGCAGCGAATATCCGCAAATGGCGGTCGCCGGAACCCTACAAGGGCAAAGGCATCCGTTACAAAGACGAATTTATCTTCCGTAAGGAAGGTAAGAAGAAGTAA
- the rplR gene encoding 50S ribosomal protein L18 has translation MANTKLKLFQKRRLRVRNKLRDLANGRLRLSVHRSNKNISVQLIDDVKGITVASASSMEKDLGVVGTNNIEAATKVGAAIAERAKAAGVEECYFDRGGFLFHGKVKAVAEAAREGGLKF, from the coding sequence ATGGCGAACACTAAGCTAAAGCTGTTCCAGAAACGCCGCCTGCGCGTTCGGAATAAGTTGCGGGATTTGGCAAACGGGCGTCTGCGCCTGTCGGTCCACCGTTCGAACAAAAACATCAGCGTTCAGCTGATCGACGATGTGAAAGGGATCACTGTCGCCTCTGCCTCCAGCATGGAGAAAGATCTGGGCGTCGTGGGTACCAACAACATCGAAGCCGCGACCAAGGTCGGGGCAGCGATTGCAGAACGCGCCAAAGCAGCCGGTGTCGAAGAATGCTATTTCGACCGTGGTGGGTTCCTCTTTCATGGGAAGGTCAAGGCAGTTGCCGAAGCCGCCCGTGAAGGCGGCCTGAAGTTCTGA
- the rpsE gene encoding 30S ribosomal protein S5 codes for MAREDNRGGRRDRDETPEFADRLVAINRVSKTVKGGKRFGFAALVVIGDQRGRVGFGKGKAKEVPEAIRKATEQAKRQMIRVPLRDGRTLHHDVAGRHGAGKVIMRAAAPGTGIIAGGPMRAVFEMLGLQDVVAKSLGSQNPYNMVRATMDGLRNESSPRMVAQRRGKKVADILRKPEAEAVEA; via the coding sequence ATGGCAAGAGAAGACAACCGTGGGGGCCGTCGCGACCGCGACGAAACACCCGAATTCGCCGATCGTCTGGTTGCGATCAACCGCGTGTCGAAAACCGTCAAGGGGGGCAAGCGTTTTGGCTTTGCCGCTCTGGTAGTTATCGGCGATCAGCGGGGCCGCGTTGGTTTCGGCAAGGGTAAAGCGAAAGAAGTACCCGAGGCGATCCGCAAGGCGACCGAACAGGCCAAGCGTCAGATGATCCGCGTACCGCTGCGCGATGGCCGCACGTTGCACCACGACGTGGCCGGTCGGCACGGCGCGGGCAAGGTCATCATGCGCGCGGCAGCACCGGGGACCGGCATCATCGCCGGCGGTCCGATGCGCGCCGTGTTCGAGATGCTGGGCCTGCAAGACGTTGTTGCAAAGTCGCTGGGTAGCCAGAACCCTTACAACATGGTTCGGGCCACGATGGACGGTCTGCGCAATGAATCCAGCCCCCGTATGGTGGCACAGCGTCGCGGCAAGAAGGTTGCAGATATTCTGCGCAAGCCTGAAGCCGAAGCTGTTGAAGCATAA
- the rpmD gene encoding 50S ribosomal protein L30: MAKTIVVKQIGSPIRRPASQRATLVGLGLNKMHRTRELEDTPSVRGMVNAIPHLVQIVEERG; the protein is encoded by the coding sequence ATGGCAAAAACTATCGTCGTGAAGCAGATCGGCTCGCCGATCCGCCGTCCCGCCAGCCAGCGTGCAACGCTGGTCGGTCTGGGCCTGAACAAGATGCACCGCACCCGTGAGCTGGAGGATACGCCTTCGGTCCGTGGCATGGTCAACGCGATCCCGCACCTGGTGCAGATCGTCGAAGAGCGCGGTTAA
- the rplO gene encoding 50S ribosomal protein L15 → MKLNELRDNEGATKNRMRVGRGPGSGKGKMGGRGIKGQNSRSGVAIKSYEGGQMPLYMRLPKRGFNKPNRLEFAVVNLGLIEKFIGLGKIDASQPITEDVLISTGVVRRKLDGIRVLAKGDITSKVTIEVTGASKPAIDAVEKAGGSLKVADVLPKPTKAGKVNA, encoded by the coding sequence ATGAAACTGAATGAACTGCGCGACAACGAAGGCGCCACCAAGAACCGCATGCGTGTGGGCCGTGGCCCCGGTTCGGGCAAGGGTAAAATGGGTGGCCGCGGGATCAAGGGCCAGAACTCGCGTTCGGGCGTGGCGATCAAGTCGTACGAAGGCGGCCAGATGCCGCTGTATATGCGGTTGCCGAAACGCGGCTTCAACAAGCCGAACCGTCTGGAATTTGCCGTCGTCAACCTGGGCCTGATCGAGAAATTCATCGGGCTGGGCAAGATCGACGCGAGCCAGCCGATCACCGAGGACGTGCTGATTTCGACAGGTGTGGTGCGCCGCAAGCTGGACGGCATCCGCGTTCTGGCGAAAGGCGACATCACCAGCAAGGTCACGATCGAAGTGACCGGCGCCTCGAAACCTGCGATCGACGCGGTGGAAAAGGCCGGTGGCTCGCTGAAAGTTGCGGACGTTTTGCCCAAGCCCACCAAAGCGGGCAAGGTGAACGCCTGA
- the secY gene encoding preprotein translocase subunit SecY: protein MASAAEQMAANTSWGALTKATDLRRRIIFALGLLIVYRIGTYIPVPGIDGLALREFMDEASAGIGGMLNMFTGGAISRMGIFALGIMPYISASIIVQLMGAMYEPWKQLKKEGEQGRKKLNQYTRFGTVALAIVQSWGLAVSLEAGGLVTDPGMFFRVACVITLVGGTMFLMWLGEQITARGIGNGISLIIFVGIVAEIPAALAQFFSQGRSGELSPLIIIGVIVMITAVIAFVVFMERALRKITIQYPRRQVGMKVYDGGASHLPIKVNPAGVIPAIFASSLLLLPVTLATFSGNQTSDVMATVLAYFGPGQPLYLLFFTGMIVFFTFFYTANVAFKTDDVADNLKNQNGFIPGIRPGKRTQDYLDYVVTRLVTVGAIYLAAVCLLPEILRNQLAIPFYFGGTSVLIVVSVTMDTINQVQSHLLAHQYEGLLERSQLRGKRRAKPGAPRKGPARR from the coding sequence ATGGCATCTGCTGCAGAGCAAATGGCGGCGAACACAAGCTGGGGCGCGCTGACCAAGGCCACCGACCTGCGCCGACGTATCATCTTCGCGCTGGGGTTGCTGATCGTGTATCGCATCGGCACGTATATCCCGGTGCCCGGCATCGACGGTCTGGCACTGCGCGAATTCATGGATGAGGCATCGGCCGGGATCGGCGGGATGCTCAACATGTTTACCGGCGGCGCGATCAGCCGCATGGGTATTTTCGCATTGGGGATCATGCCGTATATCTCGGCCTCGATCATCGTGCAGTTGATGGGCGCGATGTATGAGCCCTGGAAACAGCTCAAGAAAGAGGGTGAGCAGGGGCGCAAGAAGCTCAACCAATACACCCGCTTCGGCACGGTTGCGCTGGCCATCGTGCAAAGCTGGGGGCTTGCGGTCAGCCTGGAGGCGGGCGGCCTGGTCACCGATCCGGGGATGTTCTTCCGCGTTGCCTGTGTGATTACGCTGGTCGGCGGCACGATGTTCCTGATGTGGCTGGGTGAGCAGATCACCGCGCGCGGGATCGGCAACGGTATTTCGCTGATCATCTTTGTCGGCATCGTCGCCGAAATTCCCGCCGCGCTGGCGCAGTTCTTCAGCCAGGGCCGGTCGGGTGAGTTGTCGCCGCTGATCATCATCGGTGTGATCGTGATGATTACCGCCGTGATCGCCTTCGTGGTGTTCATGGAGCGCGCGCTACGCAAGATCACCATCCAGTACCCCCGGCGTCAGGTGGGGATGAAGGTCTATGACGGTGGTGCGTCGCATCTGCCGATCAAGGTAAACCCGGCAGGCGTGATTCCGGCGATCTTCGCGTCGTCGCTGCTGCTGCTGCCGGTCACGCTGGCAACGTTCTCGGGGAATCAGACCAGCGATGTCATGGCGACGGTGCTGGCCTATTTCGGCCCGGGGCAGCCGCTGTATCTGCTGTTCTTTACCGGCATGATCGTTTTCTTCACCTTCTTCTACACCGCCAACGTGGCGTTCAAGACGGATGATGTGGCCGACAACCTGAAGAACCAGAACGGCTTTATCCCCGGTATCCGGCCCGGCAAACGAACCCAGGATTATCTGGATTACGTTGTGACACGGCTTGTCACGGTGGGTGCGATCTACCTTGCGGCGGTGTGTCTGCTGCCGGAGATTCTGCGCAACCAACTGGCGATCCCCTTCTACTTTGGCGGCACATCGGTGCTGATCGTGGTGTCGGTGACGATGGACACGATCAACCAGGTACAGTCGCATCTGTTGGCCCATCAGTACGAGGGGCTGCTGGAACGGTCGCAATTGCGCGGCAAGCGGCGGGCCAAACCGGGCGCTCCGCGCAAGGGGCCGGCACGGCGTTAG
- the rpsM gene encoding 30S ribosomal protein S13 — translation MARIAGVNIPTGKRVPIALTYIHGIGPTKAREICDACSIDVTRRVNQLSDAEVLSLREHIDANFTVEGDLRREVQMNVKRMMDMGSYRGLRHRRNLPVRGQRTHTNARTRKGPAKAIAGKKK, via the coding sequence GTGGCACGTATTGCTGGCGTAAACATTCCGACGGGGAAACGAGTCCCCATCGCATTGACCTATATCCACGGGATCGGCCCGACCAAAGCGCGCGAAATTTGCGACGCTTGCTCGATTGATGTGACGCGCCGCGTCAATCAATTGTCCGATGCCGAAGTCTTGAGCCTGCGCGAGCATATCGACGCGAACTTCACGGTAGAGGGTGACCTGCGCCGTGAAGTGCAGATGAACGTCAAACGTATGATGGACATGGGGTCGTATCGCGGGCTGCGCCATCGTCGCAACCTTCCCGTGCGCGGTCAGCGCACCCACACCAACGCACGGACTCGCAAGGGCCCTGCGAAAGCCATCGCTGGCAAGAAGAAGTAA
- the rpsK gene encoding 30S ribosomal protein S11, producing the protein MARDKVRAKRKERKNIAAGVAHVNSSFNNTKILISDVQGNAIAWSSAGTMGFKGSRKSTPYAAQLAAEDAGKKAQDHGVKTLEVEVQGPGSGRESALRALAAVGFNITSIRDVTPMAHNGCRPPKRRRV; encoded by the coding sequence ATGGCACGGGATAAAGTGCGCGCTAAGCGCAAGGAACGTAAAAATATTGCAGCCGGTGTGGCGCATGTGAACTCCAGCTTCAACAACACCAAGATCCTGATTTCGGATGTGCAGGGCAACGCGATTGCCTGGTCGTCCGCAGGGACGATGGGGTTCAAGGGGTCGCGTAAATCGACACCTTACGCAGCACAGCTGGCGGCAGAAGATGCGGGCAAGAAAGCCCAGGATCATGGCGTGAAGACGCTGGAAGTCGAAGTTCAGGGCCCAGGTTCGGGCCGCGAATCGGCGCTGCGTGCGCTGGCAGCGGTTGGGTTCAACATCACTTCGATCCGTGATGTGACCCCCATGGCACACAACGGTTGCCGCCCGCCGAAGCGGCGTCGCGTCTGA
- a CDS encoding DNA-directed RNA polymerase subunit alpha, which yields MIHKNWQELIKPAQLDVKPGKDPMRHAVAVAEPLERGFGLTLGNALRRVLMSSLQGAAITSIQIDNVLHEFSSVAGVREDVTDIVLNLKGVALRMDVDGPKRVTISAQGPAIVTAGDIAVSAGIEVLNKDQIVCHLDDGADLFMELTVNTGKGYVAADKNRPEDAPIGLIPIDAIFSPVKKVSYEVQPTREGQVLDYDKLTLKLETDGSVRPEDAIAYAARILQDQLQVFVNFDEPEAAGRFDDDDGLEFNPLLLKKVDELELSVRSANCLKNDNIVYIGDLIQKTEAEMLRTPNFGRKSLNEIKEVLSGMGLHLGMDVEDWPPENIEDLAKRFEDQF from the coding sequence ATGATCCATAAAAATTGGCAGGAATTGATCAAGCCCGCGCAACTGGACGTGAAGCCGGGCAAAGACCCGATGCGGCACGCGGTTGCGGTGGCTGAGCCGCTGGAACGGGGCTTTGGCCTGACGCTGGGCAACGCGCTGCGGCGGGTTCTGATGTCGTCGCTGCAAGGCGCGGCCATCACCAGCATTCAGATCGACAACGTGCTGCACGAGTTTTCCAGCGTTGCAGGCGTACGCGAAGACGTGACCGACATCGTGCTGAACCTGAAGGGTGTGGCGTTGCGGATGGATGTGGACGGCCCCAAGCGGGTAACCATTTCCGCGCAAGGCCCGGCCATCGTGACCGCGGGCGACATTGCCGTGTCCGCCGGGATCGAAGTGCTGAACAAGGATCAGATCGTTTGCCACCTTGATGATGGCGCCGATCTGTTCATGGAACTGACGGTCAACACCGGCAAGGGATATGTCGCCGCTGACAAGAACCGCCCCGAAGATGCGCCGATCGGGTTGATCCCGATTGATGCGATCTTCTCGCCCGTGAAGAAGGTCAGCTACGAAGTTCAGCCCACCCGCGAAGGTCAGGTGCTGGATTATGACAAGCTGACGCTGAAGCTGGAAACCGACGGCTCGGTCCGTCCGGAGGACGCGATTGCCTACGCGGCGCGCATTCTGCAAGACCAGCTGCAAGTGTTCGTGAACTTCGACGAACCCGAGGCTGCGGGCCGCTTTGACGATGACGACGGGCTGGAATTCAACCCGCTCTTGCTGAAAAAGGTCGATGAGCTTGAACTGTCGGTACGTTCGGCAAACTGCCTGAAGAACGACAACATCGTCTATATCGGTGATCTGATCCAGAAAACCGAAGCCGAGATGCTGCGCACCCCGAACTTTGGCCGCAAATCCCTGAACGAGATCAAGGAAGTGCTGTCGGGTATGGGGCTGCATCTGGGCATGGATGTCGAGGACTGGCCGCCAGAGAACATCGAAGATCTGGCGAAACGCTTCGAAGATCAATTCTGA
- the rplQ gene encoding 50S ribosomal protein L17, producing MRHARGYRRLNRTHEHRKALWANMAGSLIEHEQIKTTLPKAKELRPIVEKLITLAKRGDLHARRQARSQLKQDAYVAKLFDILGPRYADRQGGYIRIMKAGFRYGDMAPMAIIEFVERDVDAKGAGDRARVEAEAGADS from the coding sequence ATGCGTCACGCACGAGGTTACCGCCGCTTGAACCGTACCCATGAGCACCGCAAGGCGCTGTGGGCGAACATGGCAGGCTCGCTCATCGAACATGAGCAGATCAAGACGACTTTGCCGAAAGCAAAGGAACTGCGTCCGATCGTTGAAAAACTGATCACGCTGGCCAAACGCGGCGATCTGCACGCGCGCCGTCAGGCCCGTTCGCAGCTGAAACAGGACGCCTATGTTGCGAAGCTGTTCGACATTCTGGGTCCGCGCTATGCTGACCGCCAGGGTGGCTACATCCGCATCATGAAGGCCGGTTTCCGGTATGGCGACATGGCGCCGATGGCGATCATCGAATTCGTCGAGCGCGACGTCGATGCCAAAGGTGCAGGCGACCGTGCCCGCGTCGAGGCTGAGGCCGGCGCCGACAGCTAA
- a CDS encoding acyl-CoA thioesterase, with protein sequence MYPFLRLAKEMVKFRNAPKLGMLDTHVSHHICWPWDLDPFVELNNGRTLTLYDLGRLPFVKRIGLWGALRANGWGITVAGCSVRYRRRVRVFHRFEMRTRSIGWDHRFMYTEQSMWRNGECLNHILVRTAATDAGGIVAPARVVAAMGQPDPSPTLPDWVGGWVSADATRPWPPMADIEPVPHP encoded by the coding sequence ATGTACCCTTTCCTGCGACTGGCCAAAGAAATGGTCAAGTTCCGCAACGCCCCCAAACTGGGTATGTTGGACACCCATGTCTCGCACCATATCTGCTGGCCCTGGGATCTGGACCCGTTTGTCGAACTCAACAACGGGCGCACACTGACGCTGTATGATCTGGGCCGCCTGCCCTTTGTCAAACGGATCGGGCTGTGGGGGGCGCTGCGCGCCAATGGCTGGGGCATCACGGTCGCGGGCTGTTCTGTGCGCTACCGCCGCCGGGTGCGGGTGTTTCACCGCTTTGAAATGCGGACCCGCAGCATCGGCTGGGATCACCGCTTCATGTATACCGAACAATCCATGTGGCGAAACGGCGAGTGTCTGAACCACATTCTGGTGCGCACCGCCGCGACGGATGCGGGCGGCATCGTCGCCCCCGCCCGCGTGGTTGCGGCCATGGGCCAGCCCGACCCCTCGCCCACCCTGCCCGATTGGGTGGGCGGCTGGGTCAGCGCCGACGCCACGCGCCCGTGGCCCCCCATGGCCGATATCGAACCAGTGCCGCACCCCTGA